The following are encoded together in the Gammaproteobacteria bacterium genome:
- a CDS encoding DciA family protein, producing MRCAGDFLDPDIRRRAAILGELDHAMWRLLPPQARERCRCAGIHHGVLIVIAETGVIATLVRFHQQVILDGLRSHLADRFKTVPLKVQVRVSPMPETYKSPTRRPVAPGKGVAALASAARIVSDRDLSRSLKRLAKRSARET from the coding sequence ATGCGTTGCGCCGGTGACTTCCTAGATCCCGACATCCGGCGACGCGCCGCGATACTCGGGGAACTCGACCACGCCATGTGGCGACTCTTGCCACCCCAGGCTCGAGAGCGGTGTCGTTGCGCCGGCATCCACCACGGGGTGCTCATTGTCATCGCCGAAACCGGCGTCATCGCAACCCTTGTTCGCTTTCACCAGCAGGTAATTCTGGATGGTCTCAGAAGCCACCTCGCTGACCGTTTCAAGACTGTACCATTAAAGGTTCAAGTCAGGGTCTCTCCGATGCCGGAAACATACAAGTCTCCGACAAGACGACCTGTTGCGCCCGGCAAGGGGGTGGCGGCCCTGGCGTCAGCAGCCAGGATCGTAAGCGACCGCGATCTGTCCCGGAGCCTGAAGCGTCTGGCAAAACGATCGGCCCGGGAAACCTAG
- a CDS encoding M23 family metallopeptidase, whose amino-acid sequence MNLVISPGQIEKSHRIRWRRFLSLGLLLVVPALVLGGYGFYEGFNRGQQSVVSQWREDIVLQELRIQSARDEAQARLNVLGQEMGRLQAQVNRIDALGTRLVMMASLDKGEFDFSSVPGVGGADEMGEQGDSVTGDIAVAMSTMQKQLDGRQDQLRVLDDLLLSRELSREILPSGSPIRSGWLSSGYGRRNDPFTGKKTFHKGLDFAGKQGSDVIAVAGGVVSIAEKRGDYGYLIEIDHGGRYATRYGHNDKLYVSVGEAVHKGQVIAAIGSSGRSTGPHVHFEVWKDGKRVNPGRFVQASR is encoded by the coding sequence ATGAACTTAGTGATCTCGCCCGGGCAGATCGAAAAATCCCATCGCATCCGCTGGCGCCGCTTTCTTTCGCTCGGCCTGCTTCTCGTCGTCCCGGCGCTCGTGCTTGGCGGCTACGGTTTCTACGAGGGCTTCAACCGGGGTCAGCAGTCCGTCGTCAGCCAGTGGCGCGAGGATATCGTGCTGCAGGAGCTGCGTATTCAGAGCGCCCGCGACGAGGCCCAGGCGCGGTTGAACGTACTTGGCCAGGAGATGGGCCGACTCCAGGCGCAGGTGAATCGTATCGATGCCCTCGGTACGCGGCTCGTCATGATGGCGAGCCTCGACAAGGGCGAATTCGATTTCAGCTCGGTTCCAGGGGTAGGCGGGGCCGACGAGATGGGCGAGCAGGGCGATTCGGTCACCGGTGACATCGCAGTGGCAATGTCAACGATGCAGAAGCAGCTCGATGGCAGGCAGGACCAGCTACGGGTCCTGGACGATTTGCTGCTTTCACGGGAACTGAGCAGGGAGATTCTCCCTTCGGGCAGCCCGATCAGGAGCGGCTGGTTGTCATCGGGCTATGGCCGGCGCAACGACCCGTTCACCGGAAAGAAGACGTTTCACAAGGGGTTGGATTTCGCCGGCAAGCAGGGTTCGGACGTCATCGCGGTGGCCGGGGGCGTGGTCTCCATTGCGGAGAAACGCGGCGACTACGGATACCTGATAGAGATCGACCACGGCGGACGCTACGCGACCCGTTATGGACACAACGACAAGCTCTACGTTTCGGTGGGTGAAGCGGTGCACAAGGGGCAGGTGATCGCCGCCATTGGCAGCAGCGGCCGGTCGACGGGACCCCACGTGCATTTCGAGGTGTGGAAAGACGGGAAACGGGTCAACCCGGGGAGGTTCGTCCAAGCCTCGCGGTGA
- the secA gene encoding preprotein translocase subunit SecA, producing MVSTVFSKIFGSRNERLVKGYQKQVSRINELEQETQALSDEALNGRTAEFRERLRSGVSLDTILPEAFAVVREAGRRVLGMRHFDVQMIGGMVLNDGKIAEMRTGEGKTLVATLAVYLNALEAKGSHVVTVNDYLARRDAVWMGGLYDFLGLSIGVINSSSGGGPDSSSYLFDAAHAESAGGYRNLRPVTRREAYAADITYGTNNEFGFDYLRDNMAFNAEGRVQRGLNFAVVDEVDSILIDEARTPLIISGPSSESSELYTKVNTLIPSLERQLEEDGPGDFSVDEKAKQAYLTEEGHQHVEDLLSESGMLAEGDSLYDVTNIGLMHHLNAAIRAHALFQKDVDYIVRNAEIVIVDEFTGRTMSGRRWSDGLHQAIEAKEGVPVQQENQTLASITFQNYFRLYDKLSGMTGTADTEAFEFQQIYGLEVVVIPTNMPMIRNDMGDLIYLTMKEKYDAIIDDIKDCMSRGQPVLVGTASIEASEYLSGLMNKQKIAHQVLNAKFHEKEAHIIANAGRPGTGTIATNMAGRGTDIVLGGSLDAELAALETDGSGDEASARENWKARHRKVVEAGGLHIIGTERHESRRIDNQLRGRSGRQGDPGSSRFYLSLEDNLMRIFASDRVKGLMQKLGMQEGESIEHPWVTKAIENAQRKVEAHNFDIRKHLLEYDDVANDQRKVIYQQRAELMESEDIAENVQAILHDVVDNVISAHVPPGSLDEQWDVPGLTESLKNEFGTQFDLPAWLDEDPDLHEETLRDRIQDEIREVIKAKEQVIGSEMMRRFEKDVMLQILDHTWKEHLAAMDYLRQGIGLRGYAQKNPKQEYKREAFEMFQQMLERIKHDVVSVVTRFQVQSEQELAAMEAERQKQQMQFKHEEVASALSTDEQAAGAEEKEQPFRREGRKIGRNEPCPCGSGKKYKQCHGKLA from the coding sequence ATGGTAAGCACCGTTTTCAGCAAAATATTCGGCAGTCGCAACGAACGACTGGTCAAGGGCTATCAAAAGCAGGTCTCCCGCATCAACGAGCTGGAGCAGGAAACGCAGGCCCTGTCGGACGAAGCGCTGAACGGTCGCACCGCGGAGTTTCGCGAACGACTGCGTTCGGGCGTGTCCCTGGACACCATCCTTCCCGAGGCCTTCGCCGTCGTGAGGGAGGCGGGGCGGCGTGTTCTGGGGATGCGCCACTTCGACGTGCAGATGATCGGCGGTATGGTGTTGAACGACGGCAAGATCGCCGAGATGCGTACGGGCGAAGGAAAGACGCTGGTCGCCACACTGGCTGTCTATCTCAATGCCCTCGAGGCCAAGGGATCGCACGTCGTTACGGTCAACGACTATCTGGCCCGGCGCGACGCTGTATGGATGGGCGGGCTCTATGATTTCCTGGGTCTGTCGATCGGTGTCATCAACTCGTCGTCCGGCGGTGGCCCCGACAGTTCCTCGTATCTTTTTGACGCCGCTCATGCGGAATCCGCGGGCGGGTACCGAAATCTGCGGCCGGTGACGCGCCGCGAGGCCTATGCCGCGGATATCACCTATGGGACCAACAATGAATTCGGATTCGACTACCTGAGAGACAACATGGCGTTCAACGCCGAAGGCCGGGTCCAGAGAGGCCTAAACTTCGCAGTCGTCGACGAGGTGGATTCGATCCTGATCGACGAGGCACGAACTCCCTTGATCATCTCAGGGCCTTCCAGCGAGAGTTCCGAGCTCTATACCAAGGTCAACACGCTGATACCCAGCCTGGAGCGCCAGCTTGAGGAAGATGGCCCCGGGGACTTTTCCGTGGACGAGAAGGCCAAGCAGGCGTACCTCACCGAGGAAGGACACCAGCACGTCGAGGACCTGTTGAGCGAATCGGGCATGCTCGCCGAGGGAGACAGTCTCTACGACGTGACGAACATCGGTCTGATGCACCATCTCAACGCCGCGATCCGGGCGCACGCCCTGTTCCAGAAGGACGTCGACTACATCGTGCGCAACGCAGAGATCGTCATCGTCGACGAATTTACCGGCCGCACCATGTCGGGACGGCGTTGGTCGGACGGACTGCATCAGGCGATCGAGGCCAAAGAGGGAGTGCCGGTGCAGCAGGAGAATCAGACCCTCGCGTCGATCACCTTCCAGAACTATTTTCGTCTCTACGACAAGTTGTCCGGGATGACCGGTACCGCGGACACCGAGGCCTTCGAATTCCAGCAGATCTATGGCCTGGAGGTCGTCGTAATTCCCACCAACATGCCGATGATTCGCAACGACATGGGGGATCTGATCTACCTCACCATGAAGGAGAAGTACGACGCGATCATCGACGACATCAAGGATTGTATGTCACGGGGGCAGCCGGTCCTGGTGGGTACGGCCTCCATCGAGGCCTCCGAGTACCTTTCCGGCCTGATGAACAAACAGAAGATCGCGCATCAGGTGCTGAACGCGAAGTTCCACGAAAAGGAGGCGCATATCATCGCCAACGCCGGGCGTCCCGGCACGGGGACGATCGCGACCAACATGGCGGGCCGTGGAACCGATATCGTGCTCGGCGGCAGCCTTGACGCAGAACTGGCTGCTCTGGAGACCGATGGGAGTGGCGATGAAGCGTCCGCCCGGGAGAACTGGAAGGCGCGCCACCGCAAGGTGGTGGAGGCGGGGGGGTTGCACATCATCGGCACCGAACGTCACGAGTCCCGCCGCATCGACAATCAGTTGCGGGGACGTTCAGGGCGTCAGGGCGACCCGGGTTCGAGCCGCTTCTATCTGTCTCTGGAAGACAATCTCATGCGCATCTTTGCCTCGGACCGCGTCAAGGGCCTGATGCAGAAGCTGGGCATGCAGGAAGGCGAGTCCATCGAACACCCGTGGGTGACGAAGGCCATCGAGAACGCACAACGAAAGGTCGAGGCGCACAACTTCGACATCCGCAAGCACCTGCTGGAATATGACGATGTGGCGAACGACCAGCGCAAGGTGATCTATCAACAGCGCGCCGAACTGATGGAGTCCGAAGACATTGCGGAGAACGTCCAGGCGATCCTGCACGATGTCGTGGACAACGTCATCAGCGCCCATGTCCCACCCGGCAGTCTGGATGAACAATGGGACGTGCCCGGCCTCACGGAGTCGCTGAAAAACGAGTTCGGTACGCAGTTCGATCTGCCGGCCTGGCTGGACGAGGACCCGGACCTGCACGAGGAGACGCTGCGCGACAGGATTCAGGACGAGATCCGAGAGGTCATCAAGGCGAAGGAGCAGGTGATTGGCAGCGAGATGATGCGGCGTTTCGAGAAAGACGTCATGCTGCAGATCCTCGACCATACCTGGAAGGAGCATCTCGCCGCGATGGATTACCTGCGACAGGGGATCGGGCTGCGGGGCTACGCGCAAAAGAATCCCAAGCAGGAATACAAGCGAGAAGCCTTCGAGATGTTTCAGCAGATGCTGGAGCGAATCAAGCACGACGTCGTCTCGGTAGTGACCCGCTTTCAGGTCCAGTCGGAGCAGGAACTGGCGGCGATGGAGGCTGAGCGGCAGAAGCAGCAGATGCAGTTCAAGCACGAGGAGGTGGCCAGTGCGCTGTCGACCGACGAGCAGGCCGCAGGCGCAGAAGAAAAGGAGCAGCCGTTTCGGCGTGAAGGACGGAAAATCGGGCGAAACGAACCTTGCCCCTGCGGTTCAGGGAAGAAGTACAAGCAGTGCCACGGAAAGCTGGCCTGA
- the argJ gene encoding bifunctional glutamate N-acetyltransferase/amino-acid acetyltransferase ArgJ translates to MPVGLTPPKALLPVPGVRLASAAAGIRYLGRDDLVLMELAKGARTAAVFTRNAFRAAPVVVAGEHLGTLAPRYLLINAGNANAGTGQAGLTDARASCRALAEVAGCDPDEVLPFSTGVIGERLALDRLTAPLGAMVSSLSADGWKDAAQAIMTTDTVPKAVSRRLQLGGVPVTVTGIAKGAGMIHPDMATMLAFVATDASIPQAQLQTLLSSQVERSFNAITVDGDTSTNDACVLVATGMSGVEATESSSDYATFHAGLQGVMIELAQAIVRDAEGATRFVAIRVEGARDRNEARTAAFTIAHSPLVKTAFFAGDPNWGRILAALGRTGIESFDIGRVGIFLDEVEVVRAGGVSPGYREENGARVMSGEEFTVTVVLGRGEAATVVWTSDLSHEYVRINAEYRS, encoded by the coding sequence ATGCCCGTTGGACTCACCCCCCCAAAAGCCCTGTTGCCGGTTCCGGGGGTACGGCTTGCCAGTGCCGCCGCAGGGATCCGATACCTCGGCCGAGACGATCTCGTCCTCATGGAGCTGGCAAAGGGAGCCCGAACCGCAGCGGTGTTTACCCGCAACGCGTTTCGGGCCGCCCCCGTGGTCGTTGCCGGGGAGCACCTTGGCACGCTGGCGCCGCGTTATCTTCTCATCAACGCGGGAAACGCCAATGCGGGTACCGGTCAGGCCGGCCTGACCGATGCCCGCGCATCGTGCCGCGCGCTCGCCGAGGTTGCCGGATGCGATCCCGACGAAGTCCTGCCGTTTTCGACCGGCGTCATCGGAGAGCGTCTGGCGCTGGATCGGCTGACCGCCCCCCTGGGGGCGATGGTGTCCAGTCTGAGTGCCGACGGTTGGAAAGATGCCGCCCAGGCCATCATGACCACGGACACGGTCCCGAAGGCGGTATCGAGGCGCCTCCAGCTCGGGGGAGTCCCCGTCACGGTCACCGGGATTGCCAAGGGCGCCGGCATGATCCATCCGGACATGGCCACCATGCTGGCCTTCGTCGCGACCGATGCGTCGATTCCCCAGGCACAGCTTCAGACCCTTTTGTCCTCCCAGGTCGAGCGCAGTTTCAATGCGATCACCGTGGACGGGGATACCTCGACCAACGATGCCTGCGTGCTGGTCGCCACGGGAATGTCCGGCGTTGAGGCGACCGAGTCCTCGAGCGACTATGCGACGTTCCACGCAGGCCTTCAAGGTGTGATGATCGAGCTTGCGCAGGCCATCGTCCGCGATGCGGAGGGTGCGACGCGCTTCGTCGCCATCAGGGTCGAGGGGGCCCGCGACCGGAACGAGGCCAGGACAGCGGCGTTTACCATCGCCCATTCGCCACTGGTCAAGACGGCGTTTTTCGCGGGCGATCCCAACTGGGGAAGGATCCTCGCGGCACTGGGGCGGACCGGGATCGAGTCGTTCGACATCGGCAGGGTTGGGATCTTTCTCGACGAGGTGGAGGTCGTGCGGGCCGGTGGGGTGTCACCGGGATATCGCGAGGAAAACGGCGCGCGCGTCATGTCGGGGGAGGAATTCACCGTGACCGTGGTGCTCGGGCGCGGCGAGGCCGCGACCGTCGTCTGGACCTCCGACCTGTCGCACGAATACGTGCGCATCAATGCCGAATACCGTAGCTGA